Proteins from a genomic interval of Desulfovibrio litoralis DSM 11393:
- a CDS encoding M23 family metallopeptidase, translating into MSRSRRGGFASVLIGLFLLVVLGIVVFLMFKDNTIPEVSLTPKTAYTSPKQEFTLKVSDVDSGVQSVVVTVKKGDNISTVLNQVFSPAVKSQELKFSLADTGIKDGKLELEVVVNDSSYAGFGRGNKNIIKLPLTIDMTPPRFEVKTMPPYIRKGGTACAVYSVNKDTASTGVKVGDYFFEGFKQANGDYLVFFAFPYHMTPNEFSPQLIAEDLAGNIGKIPLAVNRINREFRKDNIPITDNFLDTKMPEFEQDIPGEMTNLERFLKVNSELRKANQDTIRALVSKTNPEPLWTGVFLRLPNAATRAGFADHRTYMYNNQKIDEQTHLGQDLASLAQSPIPAANNGIIVFVGSLGIYGHLVVIDHGCGLQTLYSHLNDYSVEVGQAVKKGDIIGRTGKTGMAAGDHLHFGVTVGGIEVMPLEWFDPHWIKDNIVDRVNSAGGSMQPITVLPDIYATPTAPPANSDKKATDKPDKKAKKATKKTTEKKNKKATN; encoded by the coding sequence ATGTCAAGATCACGTCGTGGCGGTTTCGCTTCTGTTTTAATCGGGCTTTTTCTGCTTGTTGTTTTGGGTATTGTAGTTTTCCTTATGTTTAAAGATAATACGATTCCCGAGGTTAGTTTAACGCCAAAAACCGCTTATACTTCTCCGAAACAAGAGTTTACTTTAAAAGTAAGCGATGTTGATTCTGGCGTTCAGTCTGTTGTTGTTACCGTTAAAAAAGGTGATAATATTTCTACTGTTTTAAATCAAGTATTCAGCCCTGCGGTAAAAAGTCAAGAACTTAAATTTTCTTTGGCAGACACAGGTATAAAAGACGGTAAGCTTGAACTTGAGGTTGTTGTTAACGATAGTTCTTATGCGGGGTTTGGGCGTGGAAATAAAAACATAATTAAACTGCCTTTAACAATAGATATGACTCCTCCTCGTTTTGAGGTTAAAACAATGCCCCCTTATATTAGAAAGGGAGGAACGGCGTGTGCTGTTTATAGCGTGAATAAAGATACGGCATCAACAGGAGTTAAAGTCGGAGATTATTTTTTTGAAGGCTTTAAACAAGCGAACGGAGACTATTTGGTGTTTTTTGCTTTTCCTTATCATATGACTCCAAATGAGTTTTCTCCCCAGTTGATCGCAGAAGATTTAGCGGGCAATATCGGAAAAATTCCTTTGGCGGTTAATCGTATAAATAGAGAGTTTAGAAAAGACAATATCCCAATTACAGATAATTTTTTAGATACCAAGATGCCTGAATTTGAACAGGATATTCCCGGAGAAATGACTAATCTTGAACGCTTTTTAAAGGTAAATAGTGAACTTAGAAAGGCAAATCAAGATACAATTAGAGCTTTAGTTTCCAAGACAAACCCCGAACCATTATGGACAGGCGTGTTTTTACGTTTGCCCAATGCGGCAACCAGAGCCGGCTTTGCAGATCATAGAACTTATATGTATAACAATCAAAAAATTGATGAGCAAACCCACTTGGGTCAAGACTTGGCTTCTTTGGCTCAGTCTCCGATTCCTGCGGCAAATAACGGTATAATCGTCTTTGTTGGTTCGCTTGGTATTTATGGACATTTAGTCGTTATTGATCACGGTTGCGGACTTCAAACTTTATATTCTCACCTGAATGATTACAGTGTTGAAGTAGGGCAGGCGGTAAAAAAAGGCGATATTATCGGACGTACTGGAAAAACAGGTATGGCGGCCGGCGATCATTTGCATTTTGGTGTTACTGTCGGAGGAATAGAAGTTATGCCGCTTGAGTGGTTTGACCCTCATTGGATAAAAGATAATATTGTCGATAGAGTAAACAGTGCCGGCGGGTCAATGCAACCTATTACCGTTTTGCCTGATATTTATGCGACTCCGACTGCTCCGCCTGCAAACTCTGATAAAAAAGCAACAGATAAACCAGATAAAAAAGCAAAGAAAGCTACAAAAAAAACTACAGAAAAGAAAAACAAGAAAGCAACCAACTAG
- a CDS encoding protein-L-isoaspartate(D-aspartate) O-methyltransferase — protein sequence MVHEQLMRNGIRNRAILHAMQKVPRHFFVQEALTSQAYEDLTLPIGSGQTISRPIVVAWMTEILQPQKGLKILEIGTGCGYQTAVLAELGLNVFSIERIPELHQSAKQRLAKLGYTSNTLLKLSDGTLGWKEAAPFDRIMITAGGPVVPPPLLEQLADQGLLLMPIGNDRQKQNFILLHKNNGEITKETFGEVSFVELIGNHGW from the coding sequence ATGGTACACGAACAGCTTATGCGTAACGGCATCAGAAATAGAGCTATTTTACACGCCATGCAAAAAGTACCGCGACACTTTTTTGTGCAAGAAGCACTTACCTCGCAAGCATACGAAGACCTTACCCTGCCTATTGGTTCGGGTCAAACAATCTCACGTCCGATTGTCGTGGCTTGGATGACAGAAATTTTACAACCGCAAAAAGGGTTGAAAATATTGGAGATAGGAACAGGTTGCGGATATCAAACGGCTGTTTTGGCTGAGCTTGGTTTAAATGTTTTTTCAATAGAACGTATCCCCGAACTACACCAATCGGCTAAACAACGCTTGGCAAAGCTCGGTTATACTTCTAATACTTTATTAAAACTTTCTGACGGAACTTTAGGTTGGAAAGAAGCCGCCCCCTTTGACAGGATAATGATTACTGCCGGTGGTCCCGTGGTGCCTCCTCCTTTACTCGAACAACTTGCCGACCAAGGTCTCTTACTTATGCCTATTGGCAACGACAGACAAAAACAAAACTTTATTCTTTTACATAAAAACAACGGAGAAATAACAAAAGAAACTTTTGGTGAAGTCTCTTTTGTTGAACTTATTGGCAATCACGGTTGGTAA
- the xseA gene encoding exodeoxyribonuclease VII large subunit, producing MDFNNIFSVSELTDKIRLALTTNFPIVWVKGQVTNLSRPASGHIYFSLKDENSSIAMVWFKERYVNPKFDLVTGEVFEEGKAPDTASKIQNGQELICAGKLAVYGTRGQYQVNVEYVQEAGIGKLHEEFERLKSKLSSKGFFDQNRKRNVPKNPKKIALLTSPSGAVLQDFLRISQNRGTGTTIRLYPVLVQGNEAATQIKQAIEKVNKEAWAELIVVIRGGGSLEDLWAFNDETLAESVVQSKLPILAGIGHEPDFTMFDMSADLRASTPSHAAQLLWTDKHELMQRLDELTLRLEQKHQNIFLFKKERLNSLKNALSWLSPQKNLTRNKNKLALISQKSGSLHSACLQNFKYHKQRLHWLELRLKQSLSAQTYHSDKEKLSFLSLNFTKLYDRYCLQKSTQLKILNLKLESLNPFSPLERGYALLQKNDGVYIKSINNVHSGEALNVQLYDGKFDVVVK from the coding sequence ATGGATTTCAACAATATTTTCAGCGTAAGCGAACTAACCGACAAGATTCGCCTCGCCCTTACAACAAACTTTCCTATAGTTTGGGTGAAAGGACAGGTAACCAATCTCTCTCGCCCCGCTTCCGGACACATATATTTTTCTCTGAAAGACGAAAACTCAAGTATTGCCATGGTTTGGTTTAAAGAACGATACGTTAACCCAAAGTTTGACTTGGTTACCGGCGAAGTATTTGAAGAAGGCAAAGCCCCCGATACAGCGTCAAAAATACAAAACGGACAAGAGCTTATTTGTGCGGGAAAACTGGCAGTATACGGAACTCGTGGACAATATCAGGTAAATGTTGAATATGTTCAAGAGGCAGGTATTGGAAAATTACATGAAGAATTTGAACGCTTAAAAAGCAAACTTTCCAGCAAAGGTTTTTTTGATCAAAACCGAAAACGCAATGTTCCCAAAAACCCAAAAAAAATCGCTTTGTTAACTTCCCCATCGGGTGCGGTTTTGCAAGACTTTCTTCGTATAAGCCAAAACAGAGGAACGGGAACGACAATACGTTTATATCCCGTTTTGGTACAAGGTAACGAAGCCGCCACACAAATAAAACAAGCCATTGAAAAAGTTAATAAAGAAGCATGGGCTGAGTTAATCGTAGTTATCCGTGGCGGAGGATCGTTAGAAGATTTATGGGCTTTTAACGATGAAACACTGGCCGAAAGTGTGGTTCAAAGCAAACTTCCTATTTTAGCGGGAATAGGACACGAACCGGACTTTACAATGTTTGATATGAGTGCCGACTTAAGAGCCTCAACCCCAAGCCACGCCGCACAACTTTTATGGACAGACAAACATGAATTGATGCAGCGCCTAGATGAGTTGACACTTCGCTTAGAGCAAAAACATCAAAACATATTTTTATTCAAAAAAGAAAGGCTTAACTCTTTAAAAAATGCACTCTCTTGGCTTTCACCTCAAAAAAATCTGACTAGAAACAAAAACAAACTCGCCCTTATAAGCCAAAAAAGCGGAAGTTTACATTCTGCTTGCCTGCAAAATTTTAAATATCACAAACAACGCCTTCACTGGCTTGAGCTACGGTTAAAACAAAGCCTGTCCGCTCAAACTTACCACTCGGACAAAGAAAAACTTTCGTTTTTATCTTTGAACTTTACGAAACTTTATGATAGGTATTGTCTTCAAAAATCAACTCAACTCAAAATATTAAATCTAAAATTGGAATCTTTAAATCCTTTTTCCCCGCTTGAACGAGGATATGCTTTACTTCAAAAAAATGATGGAGTTTATATAAAAAGCATAAACAACGTACACAGCGGAGAAGCCTTAAACGTTCAACTTTATGATGGAAAGTTTGACGTTGTCGTAAAATAA
- a CDS encoding M23 family metallopeptidase, which produces MKTLKKYLTPKSFNLLILLFSIALPLAACAKTSDKNLQPTNNQLVQIDAPQTVYAGEPFLIKLTTQSSVQNVKVTWNNRSLNPIFKDENGQKTAEVLLSVPLKTKETQRNLTLTADNNSKKLTYHASFAVEHKEYPEQRLTVSKKFVSPNKAEQERIKKEAKIIKAALNKVSTERYWDLPLSRPIPYIKTEEETIGRVSSVYGLRRFFNNQEKDPHKGVDLSAPKNEKILACMDGKVVLVGDFFYSGRCVFVDHGQGILTYYLHMTEPLVKEGQIVKRGETLGLVGSTGRSTGPHLHLGFTVLGETVNPAPFMPDL; this is translated from the coding sequence ATGAAAACCTTAAAAAAATATTTAACACCCAAATCTTTTAATCTTTTGATCTTATTGTTTTCTATCGCTCTACCGTTAGCGGCGTGTGCCAAAACAAGCGATAAAAACCTTCAACCAACTAATAATCAACTCGTTCAAATTGATGCCCCACAAACCGTATATGCCGGAGAACCTTTTTTAATAAAACTCACAACTCAAAGTTCCGTACAAAACGTTAAAGTAACTTGGAATAACAGAAGCCTAAACCCAATCTTTAAAGATGAAAACGGACAAAAAACCGCAGAAGTCTTATTATCTGTTCCTCTCAAAACAAAAGAAACTCAACGCAACTTAACTTTAACTGCTGATAATAATTCTAAAAAGTTAACATACCATGCGAGCTTTGCTGTTGAACACAAAGAATATCCCGAACAGCGTTTGACCGTTTCCAAAAAATTTGTCAGCCCAAATAAAGCAGAACAAGAACGCATCAAAAAAGAAGCAAAAATCATTAAAGCCGCCCTCAATAAAGTCAGCACGGAACGTTACTGGGATCTACCTTTATCTCGCCCTATTCCATATATAAAAACAGAAGAGGAAACAATAGGACGAGTTTCAAGTGTTTACGGTTTACGTCGTTTCTTTAATAACCAAGAAAAAGACCCACATAAAGGCGTTGATCTAAGTGCCCCAAAAAATGAAAAAATCTTAGCCTGTATGGACGGAAAAGTCGTCTTGGTCGGAGACTTTTTTTATTCCGGACGTTGTGTTTTCGTAGACCACGGTCAAGGTATTTTAACTTATTACCTACATATGACCGAACCTCTTGTTAAAGAAGGGCAAATAGTTAAACGAGGAGAAACTCTCGGCTTGGTCGGAAGCACGGGACGTTCAACAGGTCCACACCTCCACCTTGGTTTTACCGTCTTAGGGGAAACAGTAAACCCCGCCCCTTTTATGCCTGATCTATAA
- the xseB gene encoding exodeoxyribonuclease VII small subunit, translated as MKKKSSEFDEVTDFESGIKRLEDLVKTLETGNLPLEQAVLLYKEGLFLSQTCKERLDKAENEISILTEKGFKSFKVDEPGDPEADES; from the coding sequence TTGAAAAAGAAATCATCTGAATTTGACGAAGTAACAGATTTTGAAAGCGGAATAAAACGTCTCGAAGATCTGGTTAAAACCCTTGAAACAGGCAATTTACCACTTGAACAAGCTGTTTTATTATATAAAGAAGGTTTGTTTTTGTCTCAAACCTGTAAAGAGCGTTTGGATAAAGCGGAAAATGAAATTTCAATTTTGACCGAAAAAGGCTTTAAATCTTTTAAAGTTGATGAACCCGGCGATCCAGAAGCTGATGAATCTTAA
- a CDS encoding polyprenyl synthetase family protein, with translation MQVSEFKQNLKEKTKLIDSFLSLVFETQAHNSSNNHERYPQAKSIFLTKELQNPKTFIPPRIKEAMEYSLLGNGKKIRPILCLSCASLFGLSSEKVLPFAAALELIHSYSLIHDDLPAMDDDDLRRGKPSNHKAFDEATAILAGDGLLSEAFFLMSANIQELNPVLLLNALACVAQAIGASGMVGGQVLDMQYTGYGNKNNKIKAQTDKVSFEELKQMHALKTGALIKAACVSGAILAGAKDNDIKNIITYSEAIGLSFQITDDLLDIKSSSEVLGKPAGSDLKNQKVTYPSLIGMEKSEALAKQETEKALNALQEYKGQDAEFLRSMAEYILVRIN, from the coding sequence GTGCAAGTTAGCGAATTTAAACAAAACTTAAAAGAAAAAACAAAGCTGATAGACAGCTTTCTTTCTCTTGTTTTTGAAACACAAGCTCACAACAGCTCAAATAATCACGAACGCTATCCTCAAGCAAAATCTATATTTTTAACTAAGGAATTGCAAAACCCAAAAACTTTTATTCCGCCGAGAATAAAAGAAGCAATGGAATACAGCCTTTTGGGAAACGGAAAAAAAATACGCCCGATACTTTGTTTAAGCTGTGCCTCTTTGTTTGGACTCAGCTCGGAAAAAGTTTTGCCTTTTGCCGCCGCCCTTGAATTAATTCACTCTTACTCTCTAATTCACGATGACCTTCCCGCAATGGACGACGATGATTTAAGACGCGGAAAACCATCAAATCATAAAGCTTTTGATGAAGCAACGGCAATTTTGGCAGGCGACGGACTTTTAAGCGAAGCCTTTTTTCTTATGTCTGCCAATATTCAAGAGTTAAACCCTGTTCTGCTTTTAAACGCCCTTGCCTGTGTCGCTCAAGCAATCGGAGCTTCGGGCATGGTCGGCGGACAGGTTTTGGACATGCAATACACAGGTTATGGAAATAAAAACAATAAGATAAAAGCACAAACAGACAAGGTTTCTTTTGAAGAACTAAAACAAATGCACGCTTTGAAAACCGGTGCGTTAATAAAAGCCGCCTGTGTTTCGGGAGCTATTTTAGCAGGGGCAAAAGACAACGATATAAAAAATATTATTACCTACTCCGAAGCAATCGGTTTAAGTTTTCAAATAACCGACGACCTTTTGGATATTAAAAGCTCAAGCGAAGTTTTGGGAAAACCCGCAGGCAGCGATCTTAAAAACCAAAAAGTAACTTATCCCTCTTTAATCGGCATGGAAAAAAGCGAAGCCTTAGCAAAACAAGAAACAGAAAAAGCCTTAAACGCCCTACAAGAATATAAAGGGCAAGACGCTGAGTTTTTACGCTCAATGGCAGAATATATTTTGGTACGCATAAATTAA
- a CDS encoding MlaE family ABC transporter permease yields the protein MLQTLLYIPNKVGQATIHYINEAGSMFMFMCEGLWLMFTGKRQLPKFLHQLYFIGSKSLFVISLIGIFTGMVLGLQGYYTLVQFGSEGLLGAAVALTLIRELGPVLTAIMVTGRAGSAIAAEIGVMRITDQIDALEVMDINPKGYLVAPRFSAAFIAFPLLTALFNVIGIIGGYITGVILLGINQGIYFAKIESSVHMKDISDGFLKSIVFALIVATISCYQGYYTHKRTDSIGPEAVSNATTSAVVISCVMILIADYVITSFTL from the coding sequence ATGTTACAAACTCTTTTATATATCCCCAATAAAGTCGGACAAGCCACTATTCATTACATAAACGAAGCCGGTTCAATGTTTATGTTTATGTGTGAAGGCTTGTGGCTTATGTTCACAGGCAAAAGGCAACTGCCCAAATTTTTGCATCAACTTTATTTTATTGGCTCAAAATCTTTGTTTGTAATCAGTTTAATCGGAATTTTTACCGGCATGGTTTTGGGATTACAAGGTTATTACACTTTAGTGCAATTTGGTTCGGAAGGTTTACTTGGTGCTGCGGTCGCTTTAACCTTAATTAGAGAACTCGGCCCTGTTTTAACTGCCATTATGGTAACCGGGCGTGCCGGTTCGGCAATAGCCGCAGAGATTGGGGTTATGCGAATAACCGACCAAATTGACGCACTGGAAGTCATGGATATTAACCCTAAAGGCTATTTGGTCGCACCACGTTTTTCCGCCGCCTTTATCGCCTTTCCGCTCTTAACGGCTCTATTTAACGTAATCGGAATTATCGGTGGTTACATCACGGGCGTTATTTTGCTCGGAATTAACCAAGGTATATATTTTGCAAAAATAGAAAGTAGCGTCCATATGAAAGATATCAGCGACGGCTTTTTAAAATCCATCGTTTTTGCTTTGATTGTTGCAACAATCAGCTGTTATCAAGGCTATTATACTCATAAACGCACAGACAGCATAGGACCGGAGGCAGTCAGCAACGCCACAACTTCCGCTGTTGTTATTTCTTGCGTAATGATACTTATCGCAGACTATGTTATTACTTCGTTTACGCTTTAG
- a CDS encoding ABC transporter ATP-binding protein encodes MSSDISNTTKQAWNIELKQLTIGFGEHIVLNDINATIPAGKITMILGGSGCGKSTLLRHIIGLKRPLSGSIFLGNQDFFSLPNKDFKRLRRHMGVLFQDGALLGSLSVAENIALPLTEHIKIEKPLINELVAQRLKLVGLEDFGNHYPSELSGGMKKRAGLARAIVVNPQILLCDEPTSGLDPINSAKMDRLLLSLKAQFPFMTIVVVSHDLASMEAIADHVLLLADKTLVFEGSKDNLKNSTNEYIVQFLNRKFDLEKIKQSEGQPLNINPEIKKRIDQWLEQ; translated from the coding sequence ATGAGTTCAGATATATCAAACACAACAAAACAAGCTTGGAATATTGAGTTAAAACAACTTACTATAGGGTTTGGAGAGCATATTGTTTTAAACGATATCAATGCGACCATTCCGGCGGGAAAAATTACAATGATTCTTGGTGGATCAGGTTGTGGAAAATCAACTTTGTTACGCCATATCATAGGTCTTAAACGCCCGCTCTCTGGTTCTATTTTCTTGGGAAATCAAGATTTTTTCTCTTTACCCAACAAAGACTTTAAACGTTTACGCAGGCACATGGGCGTATTGTTCCAAGACGGTGCTTTACTCGGTTCGCTTAGCGTCGCTGAAAATATCGCCCTGCCTCTTACCGAACATATCAAAATAGAAAAACCTTTGATCAACGAGTTGGTTGCTCAAAGACTTAAGCTTGTTGGGCTTGAAGACTTTGGAAATCACTACCCCAGCGAACTTTCAGGCGGAATGAAAAAACGTGCCGGTTTAGCCAGAGCCATAGTTGTTAACCCTCAAATTTTGCTTTGTGATGAACCAACTTCTGGCTTAGACCCAATTAACTCGGCAAAAATGGATAGACTTTTACTTAGTTTAAAAGCCCAATTTCCTTTTATGACGATTGTGGTCGTAAGTCATGACCTTGCAAGCATGGAGGCAATTGCCGACCACGTTTTACTTTTGGCAGATAAAACCTTGGTTTTTGAAGGTAGCAAAGATAATTTAAAAAACAGCACAAATGAATATATTGTCCAATTTTTAAACCGTAAGTTTGACCTTGAAAAAATCAAACAAAGCGAAGGGCAACCGCTCAACATTAACCCTGAAATAAAAAAACGTATAGACCAATGGCTAGAACAATAA
- the mlaD gene encoding outer membrane lipid asymmetry maintenance protein MlaD yields the protein MTNYSKETTAVGIFVIIGLLCVGYLTIRLGKMEIIGNNGYTVKAFFNSATGLKVGASIDIAGVSVGRVTAIHLIQKEDSSRAYVELRLKEGIKLTEYSIASIKTSGLIGDKYISIDPGGSETILADGDEIEQTESAVDLESLISKYVFGGVK from the coding sequence ATGACAAATTATTCAAAAGAAACCACCGCAGTAGGAATATTTGTAATTATCGGTCTGTTGTGTGTCGGATATTTAACCATACGCCTTGGAAAAATGGAAATAATAGGCAATAACGGCTATACGGTAAAAGCGTTTTTTAACTCGGCAACAGGCTTAAAAGTCGGTGCAAGCATAGATATAGCCGGAGTAAGCGTTGGAAGGGTTACTGCTATTCATTTGATCCAAAAAGAAGACTCTAGTCGGGCTTATGTTGAGCTTAGATTAAAAGAAGGTATAAAACTTACAGAATATTCTATCGCATCTATAAAGACTAGTGGACTTATTGGCGATAAATATATATCTATAGACCCCGGCGGTTCTGAAACTATTTTAGCAGACGGCGATGAAATTGAACAAACCGAGTCTGCTGTTGATCTTGAATCGCTAATAAGTAAATATGTCTTTGGTGGAGTAAAATAA
- a CDS encoding MlaC/ttg2D family ABC transporter substrate-binding protein — MSISRNSLIQWLMFIAFIVLFIWTQALADARSDAKQALETTINKVVELIKQPGFRQKDTNEAFVNKAEEYIKEIFDFNEFSARTLGSIWKEFTPEEKIEFNNAFAALLRNTYLDKIDEYRGEKVNYLGEIASSKGDKIEVQTAINSENKNVLINYLMLKKDSWKVYDIIVEGVSLVQNYRSQFRELIQKGMTPKELTQKVYEQAKKVKEANNKKNIS; from the coding sequence ATGTCTATTTCAAGAAATTCTTTAATTCAATGGTTAATGTTTATCGCCTTTATTGTGCTTTTCATTTGGACTCAAGCCTTAGCTGATGCACGTTCTGATGCAAAACAAGCGCTGGAAACTACCATAAATAAGGTTGTAGAGCTAATTAAACAGCCGGGGTTTAGACAAAAAGATACAAATGAAGCCTTTGTTAATAAGGCCGAAGAATATATTAAAGAAATTTTTGACTTTAACGAATTTTCTGCTCGCACTTTAGGTTCTATCTGGAAAGAGTTTACTCCGGAAGAAAAGATTGAGTTTAATAACGCTTTTGCCGCTTTGTTGCGTAATACTTATCTTGATAAAATTGATGAATATCGAGGCGAAAAAGTTAATTATTTAGGTGAAATAGCTTCAAGCAAAGGTGATAAAATAGAAGTTCAGACCGCTATTAATTCTGAAAACAAAAATGTACTGATCAATTATCTGATGCTTAAAAAAGATAGTTGGAAGGTCTATGATATAATTGTAGAAGGTGTAAGTCTCGTCCAAAACTATCGCTCACAGTTTCGTGAGTTGATCCAAAAAGGTATGACACCTAAAGAATTAACTCAAAAAGTATACGAACAAGCCAAAAAAGTAAAAGAAGCCAATAACAAAAAAAATATCTCTTAA
- a CDS encoding MlaA family lipoprotein, translated as MQSYNLKKLRLKNLSLTVLLIVITLLSACASKNNQPELMDKDSKPLRASPQLNESDESDIETGIPDPIYPWNRFWFEFNSYAVDYVVRPVYKTYDFITPDPVQTSVGNFFHNILFPVRFVNSLLQFKFKQAGVEMSRFVLNTTYGVGGLFDPAADKKAIVETDDEDFGQTLGNWGVGEGFYIVWPLLGPSTPRDTVGKVGDFFLDPVNYVDPWELRTGANVLKNVNNSGEIIKQFDTLNEMSVDPYSAMRNAYIQRRRAQIAK; from the coding sequence ATGCAAAGCTATAATTTAAAAAAGTTAAGATTAAAAAACTTATCTTTAACTGTTTTACTTATCGTAATTACCCTGCTCTCTGCTTGTGCCTCAAAAAATAATCAACCAGAGTTAATGGATAAAGATTCAAAACCTTTAAGAGCTAGTCCACAATTAAACGAGTCTGATGAGTCTGATATTGAAACAGGAATTCCTGATCCAATTTACCCTTGGAACCGTTTTTGGTTTGAATTTAACAGCTACGCTGTCGATTATGTTGTAAGACCTGTATATAAAACTTATGATTTTATTACACCTGACCCTGTTCAAACCTCGGTCGGAAACTTTTTTCACAACATTTTGTTCCCCGTGCGTTTTGTAAACTCATTATTACAGTTTAAATTTAAACAAGCCGGTGTTGAAATGTCGCGTTTTGTTTTAAATACAACTTATGGTGTCGGCGGTCTTTTTGATCCGGCGGCTGATAAAAAAGCCATTGTCGAGACTGATGACGAAGATTTTGGTCAAACCCTCGGAAACTGGGGCGTTGGCGAAGGTTTCTATATCGTTTGGCCTTTGCTCGGGCCTTCGACTCCAAGGGATACCGTTGGGAAAGTTGGAGACTTTTTCTTAGACCCCGTGAATTATGTTGATCCTTGGGAACTAAGAACCGGTGCAAATGTCTTAAAAAATGTCAATAACTCAGGCGAAATAATTAAACAGTTTGACACCTTAAATGAAATGTCTGTTGACCCTTACTCTGCAATGCGAAACGCATATATTCAAAGAAGACGGGCTCAAATAGCAAAATAA
- the rfbA gene encoding glucose-1-phosphate thymidylyltransferase RfbA, whose protein sequence is MKGIILAGGSGTRLYPITTAVCKQLLPVYDKPMIYYPLSALMLSGIKEIAIISTPLDLPRFKEMFNDGSHLGLKLSYIEQPKPEGLAQAFLLTKDFLNGEPSCLVLGDNLFYGGNFRQSLQNGAKITDGALVFGYKVKDPERYGVIEFNANQEVISIEEKPQQPKSKYAVTGLYFYDGRASELAAKLKPSSRGELEITDLNKLYLEEGKLKVEFLGRGVAWLDTGTFESMHQASSFVRAVQDRQGLKISAIEEIAFRMGYINADQLIKLATPMKKNDYGKYLLDLVNDNDKHDF, encoded by the coding sequence ATGAAAGGTATTATTCTAGCGGGAGGCTCAGGCACTCGCCTTTATCCAATTACTACTGCGGTTTGTAAACAGCTTTTACCTGTTTATGATAAACCGATGATTTATTATCCGCTTTCTGCCCTTATGCTCTCGGGCATTAAAGAAATTGCAATAATTTCAACCCCGTTAGACCTACCACGTTTTAAAGAAATGTTTAATGACGGCAGTCATTTAGGACTCAAACTATCTTATATAGAACAGCCAAAACCCGAAGGATTGGCACAAGCTTTTTTACTCACAAAAGACTTTTTAAATGGTGAACCTTCTTGTTTAGTCTTAGGAGACAACCTTTTTTATGGTGGTAATTTTAGGCAATCATTACAAAATGGTGCAAAAATTACTGACGGTGCTTTGGTTTTTGGCTATAAAGTTAAAGACCCAGAACGCTATGGAGTAATTGAATTTAACGCCAACCAAGAAGTTATAAGCATTGAAGAAAAACCACAACAGCCAAAATCAAAATATGCTGTAACCGGTTTATATTTTTATGATGGGCGAGCCTCAGAACTCGCCGCAAAGCTTAAACCTTCCTCTCGTGGAGAGTTGGAAATAACTGACTTAAATAAACTTTATTTAGAAGAAGGCAAGTTAAAAGTAGAATTTTTAGGTCGTGGCGTGGCGTGGCTTGATACCGGAACTTTTGAATCTATGCACCAAGCCTCTTCTTTTGTGAGGGCTGTGCAGGATAGACAAGGCTTAAAAATTTCAGCGATTGAAGAAATTGCCTTTAGAATGGGCTATATTAACGCCGATCAGCTCATAAAATTAGCAACACCCATGAAAAAAAATGACTATGGTAAATATCTTTTAGATTTAGTGAATGACAACGACAAACATGATTTTTAA